A window from Fragaria vesca subsp. vesca linkage group LG5, FraVesHawaii_1.0, whole genome shotgun sequence encodes these proteins:
- the LOC101312731 gene encoding uncharacterized protein LOC101312731, with amino-acid sequence MAVATPSNSSPQKSRYAFIVIIFITFFLFTVFVFTKRALEPSLFLYKNHFTQIPFSSSSTNNTLISLSQSNSAPILDPPSSLLQSTSITPPTQEPSSQSESNDENVQDPDRENENVQDPDGGNESSDLKESSDQNGGENENPDVETGEIPCDLYAGTWVRDEQYPLYKPGSCPHVDEAFDCQSNGRGDSEYLKWRWKPDGCDLPRFNATDFLVRLRGKRLMLVGDSMNRNQFESILCLLREGLHNKSRMYEIHGHKISKGRGYFSFKFQDYDCTVDFVLSHFLVKEGVRFDEKRRSNPTLSIDQIDRKAKRWMKADILVFNTGHWWAHGKTARGKNYYKEGDYLYPHFDVTEAFRRALKTWASWVDLNVNPKKQLIFYRGYSSSHFRGGDWDSGGSCKGEKEPAFSGALLDSYPLKMKIVDEVIKEMKVPVILLNVTRLTNFRKDGHPSIWGKKGSSRKQDCSHWCVPGVPDAWNELIYSTLVFQQTKSKSKV; translated from the exons ATGGCAGTAGCAACACCCAGTAATTCATCCCCCCAAAAGAGCCGTTACGCCTTCATCGTTATCATATTCATCACCTTCTTCCTCTTCACCGTTTTCGTCTTCACCAAACGAGCCCTTGAGCCCTCTCTCTTCCTCTACAAGAATCACTTTACCCAAATCCCATTTTCTTCTTCTTCAACTAACAATACCCTCATCTCTTTGTCCCAATCCAACTCTGCACCAATACTAGACCCACCTTCTTCTTTGCTCCAATCCACCTCTATAACACCACCAACCCAAGAACCCAGTTCACAAAGTGAGTCCAATGATGAAAACGTGCAAGACCCAGATCGTGAAAATGAAAATGTGCAAGACCCAGATGGTGGAAATGAGAGCTCAGACCTGAAGGAGTCCAGTGACCAAAATGGTGGTGAAAATGAGAACCCAGATGTTGAAACGGGTGAAATTCCGTGTGATTTGTATGCTGGAACTTGGGTGAGAGATGAGCAATACCCGCTTTATAAACCGGGTTCATGCCCTCATGTTGATGAAGCTTTTGATTGCCAGAGCAATGGGAGGGGCGACTCTGAGTATCTAAAATGGCGGTGGAAACCTGATGGCTGTGACCTTCCAAG GTTTAATGCAACAGACTTTTTGGTGAGGCTACGGGGTAAAAGGTTGATGCTTGTAGGGGATTCCATGAATCGGAACCAGTTTGAGTCAATATTATGCCTCCTCCGAGAAGGCTTGCATAATAAGAGCAGAATGTATGAGATCCATGGCCACAAAATATCCAAGGGAAGAGGCTATTTTTCTTTCAAATTCCAG GACTATGACTGTACGGTGGATTTTGTGTTATCACATTTCCTTGTGAAAGAAGGAGTCCGATTTGATGAGAAAAGGAGGTCAAATCCAACTCTATCGATTGATCAAATTGACAGAAAAGCTAAACGTTGGATGAAGGCTGACATTCTAGTCTTTAATACTGGACATTGGTGGGCTCATGGAAAGACTGCTCGCGG GAAAAACTACTACAAAGAAGGAGATTATCTCTATCCACATTTTGATGTAACTGAGGCCTTTAGACGGGCCCTGAAGACCTGGGCTAGCTGGGTTGACCTTAATGTGAATCCAAAAAAGCAGTTGATCTTCTATCGTGGCTACTCGTCTTCACATTTCAG AGGTGGAGATTGGGATTCAGGTGGGTCATGCAAAGGGGAAAAAGAACCAGCCTTCTCTGGGGCCTTACTGGATAGCTACCCTTTGAAAATGAAGATAGTGGATGAAGTAATCAAAGAAATGAAGGTTCCGGTGATACTATTGAATGTGACAAGGTTGACCAATTTCCGCAAGGATGGCCATCCATCAATCTGGGGTAAGAAAGGTTCCTCCAGGAAGCAAGACTGCAGCCATTGGTGTGTTCCTGGAGTCCCTGATGCATGGAATGAGCTCATCTATTCCACTCTGGTTTTCCAGCAGACCAAATCAAAGAGTAAAGTATAG
- the LOC101312445 gene encoding homeobox-leucine zipper protein HAT14-like has translation MADYDPEACNTRLQLGLGLGGYAPRQEMRNSKDRPLVCFDLSFTLLPKPEKIANLDHHMANRSSLTMNIIDEDDEDRRSTDRADSEITNFKDGARKKLRLTKEQTTLLEDSFKRHSTLNPNQKHALAELLNLKPRQVEVWFQNRRARTKLKQTEVDCEFLKKWCESLNAENRKLKKELQELKLLSVNGASSPLLTHQIPKTTMLTMCSSCERKAKANEQYPNNEAAAAATN, from the exons ATGGCTGATTATGATCCTGAAGCATGCAACACAAGGCTTCAACTTGGACTGGGCTTGGGTGGATATGCTCCAAGGCAAGAGATGAGGAATTCCAAGGATAGGCCTCTGGTTTGCTTTGACCTATCATTTACCCTTCTCCCAAAACCGGAGAAGATTGCTAACTTGGATCATCACATGGCAAATAGATCCAGTTTGACGATGAATATCATCGATGAAGACGATGAAGATCGGAGAAGCACTGATCGTGCCGATAGCGAGATCACCAACTTCAAAGATGGTGCAAGAAAGAAACTGAGGCTGACAAAAGAGCAAACCACTTTGCTGGAAGACAGCTTCAAGAGACATAGCACTCTTAATCCG AACCAGAAACATGCACTTGCTGAGCTACTGAATCTGAAGCCGAGGCAGGTTGAAGTTTGGTTCCAGAACAGAAGAGCAAG GACAAAGCTGAAGCAAACAGAAGTGGACTGTGAGTTCTTGAAGAAATGGTGCGAAAGTCTGAACGCCGAGAACCGAAAACTGAAGAAGGAATTGCAGGAGCTAAAATTGTTGAGTGTGAATGGGGCATCATCACCACTATTGACTCATCAAATCCCAAAGACCACAATGCTCACAATGTGTTCATCTTGTGAGAGAAAGGCAAAAGCCAATGAACAATATCCTAATAACGAAGCAGCAGCAGCAGCGACGAATTAA